GGATGTCGTACTGCAGCGGCAGCGTGATGCCGACGCCGACGGCCGCGCCGTTGATCGCCGCGATGATCGGCTTGCGCACCTCCCAGGGCTGGATCGTCCGCGCCGGAGCCGCGCCGCCGCGCTCCCCGCCGTCGGCGAACGTGTCGCCGCCGCGCTCCAGGTCCGCACCCGCGCAGAACGCGCGGCCGGCGCCGGTCACGACTACCACCCGCACCGCGTCGTCCTCGTCGCAGCGGAGCAGGTGCTCGTTCAGCTCCGCGCCCATCTGCGCGGTCCAGGCGTTCATGCGCGCGGGCCGGTCGAGGGTGATCTGCGCGATGCCATTCTCGACGTCGATTCGTGTATGCCGCTCGCCGCTCATCCCTGTCTCCTCACCAGCCGGCCAGCACGGCCGCGCGCTCCCGGTGCACGACCGGCGTGCCGAGGAACGCGCGGTCGAAGAGCGCGCGCTTGAAGTAGATCTGCACGTCGGACTCCCAGGTGAAGCCGATCCCGCCGTGCGCCTCGACCGCGTCGCGCGCGACCTGCGTGTAGACCTGTGTCAGGTGCGCCTTCGCGAGCGCCGCGCTGCGCTCGGACTCCTCGGGAATCCGGTCGAACGCGTGCGCCGCGTACCAGTACAGCGCGCGCGCCGGCTCGACCTCGACGGCCATCGAGGCGAGCTGGTGCTTCAGCGCCTGGAAGCTTCCGATCGTGACGCCGAACTGCTGGCGCGTCTTGGCGTACTCGACCGAGAGGTCGAGCAGCGTGGCGGCGCCGCCGAAGGCATCGGCCGCGAGCATCACGAGCGCCGCGTCGCGAACGCGCCCGGCCGCCGCGGGGCCGCCCGGCAGCACGTCACAGGGCGTGCCGGAAAGACGCAAGCTCGAGATCCGGCGCGTGCGGTCGATTCCGCGCAGCGGCTCGAGCGAGAGCCCGCGCGCACCGCGCTCGCAGAGCGCGAGGCCGCCGCCGCGCGTGCCGACCACGAACAGGTCCGCGTGCTCGCCGAACGGCACGTGCGCCTTGCTGCCGTCGA
This Deltaproteobacteria bacterium DNA region includes the following protein-coding sequences:
- a CDS encoding acyl-CoA dehydrogenase, encoding MNFDLSEEQEMLQATVGQFAADQCPPTRRRAIFDGPDGHDTELWQGLLELGLGAIAVPEEYGGAGLELLDLALVAEVLGAGAVPGPFLGHSLAGLAILYAGSDAQKKTWLPKLAAGDLLGTVAFAEGDGRWQPDEWTMNSGATIDGSKAHVPFGEHADLFVVGTRGGGLALCERGARGLSLEPLRGIDRTRRISSLRLSGTPCDVLPGGPAAAGRVRDAALVMLAADAFGGAATLLDLSVEYAKTRQQFGVTIGSFQALKHQLASMAVEVEPARALYWYAAHAFDRIPEESERSAALAKAHLTQVYTQVARDAVEAHGGIGFTWESDVQIYFKRALFDRAFLGTPVVHRERAAVLAGW